A region of the Candidatus Dormiibacterota bacterium genome:
GAATCGGCCGCCGGGGCGGCTCCCTCGGGCCCGCCGACGGGCGAGCCGGGCTCGCGCATCGGCCGTTACACCATCGAGTCGACGCTCGGCCAGGGGGGCATGGGCAAGGTCTACCTTGCCCGCGACCCCGTGATCGGCCGGAACGTCGCCCTCAAGGTCATCACCATCAGGCCGGATCTGTCCGACGAAGAGGCCGGGCAGTACCGCGAGCGGTTCCTGCGCGAGGCGCAGGCGGCGGGCGCCCTCATCCACCCGAACATCGTGGCGGTGCACGACATCGGGCAGGACCCCGCGACGCGGTGCCCCTACATCGTCATGGAGCACGTCCCGGGCCAGGATCTCAAGAAAGTGATCCTGTCCCGCGCGCCGCTGACCGGAGGGGACGCGGTCGCCATCGTCCAGCAGATCGCCGCGGCGCTCGATTACGCCCACCGGAGCGGCATCGTGCACCGGGACATCAAGCCCGCCAACGTCCTGATCACGGAGCAGGGGCGGGTGAAGATCACCGATTTCGGTGTGGCGCGGCTGGCGGGATCGGATCTGACGCGCTCCGATCAGTTCGTCGGCTCGCCCGGATTCATGTCGCCCGAGCAGCTCAAGGGAGGGCAGGTCGACGGCCGCTCCGATCTCTTCGCGCTGGGAGTCATTCTCCACCAGCTCCTGACTGGCAAGGCGCCGTTCGAGGGGGAGAGCGTCTCCGAGGTCCTGTACCGGATCTCCACGCAGCCGGCCGAGCCGCCCAGCGAGTCGAACAGCGATGTGTCGCCCGATTTCGATCCGATCCTCGAGAAGGCGCTCGCCAAGGATCCGGCGCAGCGCTACCAGACAGGCCAGGAGATGATTGCCGCGCTGGCGCCCCTGGCGCGGCAGGAGGCGCCGGACGCGGAGACGGGGAGCAACACCGCCGAGGAGGGCCAGGACCAGCCGTTCGTGGCGTCCCCCTGGTTCACCCTCACCAGCCAGTGGCGCCTGGGGGCGCTGGTGGCGTTCCTGGTGCTCGCCCTGATCGGCGTGAACTGGGGCATCGTCACCCTGTTCCACGGCCCGCTCGGGAACAGCGTCCTGCTCGACGAAAACCCCGGGAAGCGTTCGGTCTCGGAGAAGGCGCCCGTGACGGCGCGGGGTTCGGTCAGCATCGCGGGGACCTCGGTGCCGGTGGCGCCGGAACGCGCCGGAGGGTGGATCGGCAACCCGCGCCAGGCGATCGGCGCGGCGCGGGACGACCTGAAGACGGCGCGCCAGGAGATTGAGACGGCGGAGACGCTCCAGCCCGACAGGCCGATCAAGGCGATCTGCGCCATGACCTACGCGGGGCCGTCCGAGATGGGCCGCGTCGTCCAGGCGGCACGGCAGGCGCGCGCCGCCAAGTCGCAGAACGCCAGCCTCGTCCCGCTGGATCGCCCGAACGGAAGGATCAGGCTCGAGGTGAAGCACCGGATGAAGGGCGGGCGTCTGGTCGTGCTGGTGGACGGCAAGACGGTCCTGTCGAAGCCGTTCGAGGCTCAGAAGGGCAAGTCGGGGACCGTCACGCACGTCCTGTCCGTCCCCGCGGGCAGGCACGGCGTCGAGGTCCGGCTCCTCGAGGACAAGGGCGGGTTGCTCGTGAAGTCCAGGATCACCGGAACCGTCACGAAGAACGAGGTCGCGCTGCTCACGGGCGAGCAGCGCTCAACCGGGAAGAACAATCTCAGGCTCGACTGGCAGGACTCCCACTGATGGAGAGGACGATGAGGACACCGATGGATCGCGCCAAGGACCAGAACGCAAAGGTGCGCCGCTCGACCGGCGCGTGGCTGATTCGCAAGGAGCTGCCGGTCGGCCGCCCCAAGCCTCCGGCGCGCCCTCCCTCCCCCGGCGGGATCAACACACCCGGCGGCACCACCGGCGGCGGCATGATCTGCCCAGGAACGGATCGAACTCGTGGCACCGCCGCCGCGGGGGCCGTCGTGGCCGCGCGCGAGATCGGCAGGCGCCTGGCGGAGGGTGAGGCCGGAGCGCGCGCTCTCCTCGTGTCCGGCGCGGGCGCCGTCGACGAGACGGCCCTGGAGTCGCCGGCGCAGAGGGTCCTGAGCAAGCCGTCGGCCCTGGGCGGGAAATCGATCTACCTCACGGTGATCGAAGGAGATCTGAAGGGGAAGTCGTTCGACATCACCGGCATCGGAACGTACACGATCGGGCGCAAGGAATGCGACATCGTCCTGGACGACGACAAGGTGTCGCGCAAGCACGCTTCGGTCGTGATCATCCGCGAGCGGCAGTACGCCGTCCAGGACCTCGCCAGCAGGAACGGCACGTTCGTGAACGGCGTCCGTCTGACGCGCCGCAACGTGCAGCACAACGACCTGATCCGCGTCGGTAACACGACGCTGCGTTTCACGGTGTTCGACGGTCCGGTCCCGGTCGAGGCATGAGCGGAACCGGCCGCGACGCGGCGGAGTTGTCGGAATGAAGATCAAGGGGATCGAGACCCTGTCTCCGGACCAGCTGCGTCACGAGATCGAGAGAGGCGGCCGGTTCGTGATCTTCCAGTACTGCATCTCGATCGTCGTCCTCACCTTCAAGAGGGTCTCCGACATCCAGTTCATCAAGGGGGACGAGAGCGCGTTCCGCAAGGGCGCCGCCTACTCCCTCATTTCTCTCCTGTGCGGCTGGTGGGGCATTCCCTGGGGCCCCAT
Encoded here:
- a CDS encoding serine/threonine-protein kinase; the encoded protein is MFEKKKRKSKKQVDRADGQVDGQDAAAAGEESAAGAAPSGPPTGEPGSRIGRYTIESTLGQGGMGKVYLARDPVIGRNVALKVITIRPDLSDEEAGQYRERFLREAQAAGALIHPNIVAVHDIGQDPATRCPYIVMEHVPGQDLKKVILSRAPLTGGDAVAIVQQIAAALDYAHRSGIVHRDIKPANVLITEQGRVKITDFGVARLAGSDLTRSDQFVGSPGFMSPEQLKGGQVDGRSDLFALGVILHQLLTGKAPFEGESVSEVLYRISTQPAEPPSESNSDVSPDFDPILEKALAKDPAQRYQTGQEMIAALAPLARQEAPDAETGSNTAEEGQDQPFVASPWFTLTSQWRLGALVAFLVLALIGVNWGIVTLFHGPLGNSVLLDENPGKRSVSEKAPVTARGSVSIAGTSVPVAPERAGGWIGNPRQAIGAARDDLKTARQEIETAETLQPDRPIKAICAMTYAGPSEMGRVVQAARQARAAKSQNASLVPLDRPNGRIRLEVKHRMKGGRLVVLVDGKTVLSKPFEAQKGKSGTVTHVLSVPAGRHGVEVRLLEDKGGLLVKSRITGTVTKNEVALLTGEQRSTGKNNLRLDWQDSH
- a CDS encoding FHA domain-containing protein, with protein sequence MRTPMDRAKDQNAKVRRSTGAWLIRKELPVGRPKPPARPPSPGGINTPGGTTGGGMICPGTDRTRGTAAAGAVVAAREIGRRLAEGEAGARALLVSGAGAVDETALESPAQRVLSKPSALGGKSIYLTVIEGDLKGKSFDITGIGTYTIGRKECDIVLDDDKVSRKHASVVIIRERQYAVQDLASRNGTFVNGVRLTRRNVQHNDLIRVGNTTLRFTVFDGPVPVEA